Below is a genomic region from Thermococcus alcaliphilus.
TAAAAAAGAAGCAACAAGCTTAAAAGAATTTTTGATCAGTTGAAAATTCTCTCCCTGAGGGTCATAGCTTCAACTTCTGCCATAATCTTCCATATCCTCTCTTCATAGCTTGGGTGTGTCTCAAAGAGCGATTTTTGGTGAGGTCTTTCTATCTTTGGCTCTATAGAGGGCAACGCAGATTCCTTAACCTCGATCCTTAAGTCCTCGTAGTACTTAAGTTCTTCGAGGGCTCTTTTTAGAGCCAATGGGACAGGTATTAAGCGCAATGCTGTTTCATCAGCTTTAAATTCTCTCTGTTTTAAATAATCAGACCTACGAACCTCGTAGAGGAGGCAAAATATGAAGGAAGCCAATGAAACCAAAGTGTTTCTTGAGATTAGGAAATTCAAAAGGGCTATAGCGAGCATGAGGTATCTCCCATAAGAGATGAGCGGGAAGAGAACAGTATCTCCGTTTTTTATATGGCCTATCTCATGGGCCGCAACTGCAAGGATTTCTTCTTCATCGAGAACCTC
It encodes:
- a CDS encoding M48 family metallopeptidase translates to MLKLIFLAQVLITILYLGKLGLLFVVGVFLILAGLYLWTIKSSLKKKQRKLSYEDLPWLYDGIMRMANKAGIATPEIYLLDDYIPNAYSFRNSIVLSMGLFEVLDEEEILAVAAHEIGHIKNGDTVLFPLISYGRYLMLAIALLNFLISRNTLVSLASFIFCLLYEVRRSDYLKQREFKADETALRLIPVPLALKRALEELKYYEDLRIEVKESALPSIEPKIERPHQKSLFETHPSYEERIWKIMAEVEAMTLRERIFN